One Sphingomonas endolithica DNA segment encodes these proteins:
- a CDS encoding type II toxin-antitoxin system RelE/ParE family toxin yields MRLIWLPEAKADLREIINFIAARNQVAAHKLLLLIETKAEQLALYPYIHRLGRIASTREAVVHPNYILIYRVKSDEIDILSGMHARQNYP; encoded by the coding sequence ATGCGGCTGATCTGGCTACCTGAGGCCAAGGCCGATCTTCGCGAGATCATCAACTTTATTGCCGCACGTAATCAGGTCGCCGCGCATAAGCTGCTTCTTCTGATCGAGACCAAGGCGGAGCAGCTAGCCTTGTACCCGTACATCCACAGGTTGGGCCGGATAGCGAGCACCCGAGAGGCCGTCGTCCACCCGAACTACATACTTATCTACCGAGTAAAATCGGATGAGATCGACATATTGTCCGGGATGCACGCGCGGCAGAACTACCCTTGA